In Nocardioides sp. zg-1228, a single window of DNA contains:
- a CDS encoding cob(I)yrinic acid a,c-diamide adenosyltransferase gives MVNLTRIYTRTGDAGRTRLGDMSETSKTDPRLEAYACVDEANAHIGVTLAHGGLEDDVVEVLTRVQNDLFDVGADFCTPVVPDPEYPPLRVEQDYVDRLEAWCDHYNEHLPALRSFILNGGTVAAANLHVARTVARRAERAAWAAWAEHEETMNILAITYLNRLSDLLFILARHANRANGDVLWVPGGDR, from the coding sequence ATGGTCAACCTGACGCGCATCTACACCCGCACCGGTGACGCCGGCCGCACCCGGCTCGGCGACATGAGCGAGACCTCGAAGACCGACCCGCGGCTCGAGGCGTACGCCTGCGTCGACGAGGCCAACGCCCACATCGGCGTCACCCTCGCCCACGGCGGACTGGAGGACGACGTCGTCGAGGTGCTCACCCGGGTGCAGAACGACCTCTTCGACGTCGGCGCCGACTTCTGCACCCCGGTGGTGCCCGACCCGGAGTACCCGCCGCTGCGCGTGGAGCAGGACTACGTCGACCGCCTCGAGGCGTGGTGCGACCACTACAACGAGCACCTGCCCGCCCTGCGGTCGTTCATCCTCAACGGCGGCACCGTCGCCGCGGCCAACCTGCACGTGGCGCGCACGGTGGCGCGACGCGCGGAGCGGGCCGCGTGGGCGGCCTGGGCCGAGCACGAGGAGACCATGAACATCCTCGCCATCACCTACCTCAACCGGCTCTCAGACCTGCTGTTCATCCTCGCCCGCCACGCCAACCGCGCCAACGGCGACGTGCTCTGGGTGCCCGGCGGCGACCGCTGA
- a CDS encoding FAD-dependent oxidoreductase, with amino-acid sequence MATFPRRVIVVGAGVVGLTCAVRLLEAGHRVDVVARDLPLETTSAIAAALWYPYRALPQDHVTAWSATSYGVLAELAADDESGVRMLTGTEVLRSPQPDPWWRSAVPSLDRETALPPGYDDGWTFVAPVIDMPVHLRWLVARIEELGGTLTRMNLSTLPDDGSLVVNATGLGARHFGADPTVTPVRGQVVVVEQVGLDRWTLDGGGLTYVVPRSAEIVLGGTDVEGEWSRTPDPEVARQVLHRACALVPELEGARVLRHKVGLRPARPAVRLERVGEVIHCYGHGGAGVTLSWGCADDVVGLAGD; translated from the coding sequence ATGGCCACCTTCCCGCGACGCGTCATCGTGGTGGGGGCGGGCGTGGTCGGGCTGACCTGCGCCGTGCGCCTGCTCGAGGCCGGGCACCGCGTCGACGTCGTCGCGCGCGACCTGCCGCTCGAGACCACGTCGGCGATCGCGGCCGCGCTCTGGTACCCCTACCGTGCGCTGCCCCAGGACCACGTGACCGCGTGGTCCGCGACGTCGTACGGCGTCCTCGCGGAGCTCGCCGCCGACGACGAGAGCGGCGTGCGGATGCTCACCGGCACCGAGGTGCTCCGCTCACCGCAGCCCGACCCGTGGTGGCGCTCGGCGGTCCCGTCGCTGGACCGCGAGACGGCGCTGCCGCCGGGCTACGACGACGGATGGACCTTCGTCGCGCCGGTGATCGACATGCCGGTCCACCTCCGCTGGCTGGTCGCTCGGATCGAGGAGCTCGGGGGCACGCTGACCCGGATGAACCTCTCGACGCTGCCCGACGACGGCAGTCTCGTCGTCAACGCGACCGGGCTCGGCGCACGGCACTTCGGCGCGGACCCGACGGTGACACCCGTGCGTGGCCAGGTCGTGGTGGTGGAGCAGGTGGGCCTGGACCGCTGGACGCTCGACGGTGGCGGACTGACGTACGTCGTGCCCCGCAGCGCCGAGATCGTGCTCGGCGGCACCGACGTCGAGGGCGAGTGGAGCCGCACGCCGGACCCGGAGGTCGCCCGGCAGGTGCTGCACCGGGCCTGCGCACTGGTGCCCGAGCTGGAGGGCGCCCGCGTGCTGCGGCACAAGGTCGGGCTGCGGCCCGCGCGGCCCGCGGTGCGCCTCGAGCGGGTCGGCGAGGTCATCCACTGCTACGGCCACGGTGGCGCCGGCGTGACCCTGTCGTGGGGCTGCGCCGACGACGTGGTGGGGCTCGCCGGTGACTGA
- a CDS encoding VOC family protein, with the protein MSRTIQVTFDAHDPETLSRFWAAAMGYVNPPPPGRELAPGQDVFEAWHDFLREVGVPESEWNSASAAQDPDGVGPRLFFQRVPEGKAAKNRVHLDLRAAPGLEGEERMSALETESERLVALGATRVERHEPSPPMDAGHLVMTDPEGNEFCLD; encoded by the coding sequence ATGAGCCGGACCATCCAGGTGACCTTCGACGCCCACGACCCCGAGACGCTCTCCCGCTTCTGGGCAGCCGCCATGGGCTACGTCAACCCGCCACCACCCGGGCGCGAGCTCGCGCCGGGCCAGGACGTCTTCGAGGCGTGGCACGACTTCCTCCGCGAGGTCGGCGTGCCCGAGTCGGAGTGGAACTCCGCGTCCGCGGCGCAGGACCCCGACGGCGTGGGGCCGCGGCTGTTCTTCCAGCGCGTGCCCGAGGGCAAGGCGGCGAAGAACCGCGTGCACCTCGACCTGCGCGCCGCCCCCGGCCTCGAGGGCGAGGAGCGGATGTCCGCGCTGGAGACCGAGTCCGAGCGTCTCGTGGCCCTCGGCGCGACGCGGGTGGAGCGTCACGAGCCGTCACCCCCGATGGACGCGGGTCACCTGGTGATGACCGACCCCGAGGGCAACGAGTTCTGCCTCGACTGA
- a CDS encoding DUF2550 domain-containing protein, whose product MAVWEWALDIVGLCLLLVLLYGITLIVRRRLLARHGGTFELSYRARTDHPGRGWLLGIGRYSGQTLEWFRIFSLSPRPKRVWARDHLEYTGRRSPEGAEEMSLYAGHLVASCRYDGEPLEIAMSEASLTGFQSWLESGPPGTDWNRRQ is encoded by the coding sequence ATGGCGGTCTGGGAATGGGCGCTCGACATCGTCGGGCTCTGCCTTCTCCTCGTCCTGCTCTACGGCATCACCCTCATCGTCCGCCGCCGCCTCCTCGCGCGCCACGGCGGCACCTTCGAGCTCAGCTACCGCGCGCGCACCGATCACCCTGGTCGCGGCTGGCTGCTGGGCATCGGTCGCTACTCGGGCCAGACGCTGGAGTGGTTCCGCATCTTCTCGCTGTCGCCGCGCCCCAAGCGCGTGTGGGCGCGCGACCACCTCGAGTACACCGGCCGCCGCTCGCCGGAGGGGGCCGAGGAGATGTCGCTCTACGCCGGGCACCTGGTGGCGAGCTGCCGCTACGACGGCGAGCCGCTGGAGATCGCGATGAGCGAGGCGTCGCTCACCGGCTTCCAGTCGTGGCTGGAGTCGGGCCCGCCCGGCACGGACTGGAACCGGCGCCAGTAG
- a CDS encoding 3-hydroxybutyryl-CoA dehydrogenase, protein MTDTPVREFTTVGVIGLGTMGAGIAEVFARNGYSVVGVEVTEAAVQRGREHLEHSTARAVKREKMTPEEQAELLGRVTFTTSMADLADADFVVEAVVESLELKKSIFRALDDVVRPDAILATNTSSLSVTEISTASSRPGRVVGVHFFNPAPVQDLVEIVRTVVTEPDVLASVQGLLRSVGKNPVVCGDKAGFIANTLLFGYLNHAVSMYEGKYASREDIDAAMRFGCGYPMGPLALLDLIGLDTAYEILDTMYKQGRDRLHAPAPILKQYVTAGLLGRKSGRGFYTYEAPDSPVVVADAQTPSSEDKPQLRHDVELVGVVGTGTMASGIVEVFAKAGYDVVFTGRGQDKVDGVVAGITKSFDKQIQRGRATEEQKADALARVRGTTSLDDLKDVDLVVEAIAEDLAVKTTLFENLDEICKPGAILATTTSSLPIISIARATSRPQDVIGMHFFNPAAVMKLVEVVSTVATDEAVTETVLAIAEKVGKVPVRCGDRSGFIVNALLFPYLNDAVKMLEAHYATADDIDTAMKQGCALPMGPFELLDVVGNDVSLAIQRELYLEFREPGFAPAPLLEHLVTAGYLGRKAGRGFRDYSSR, encoded by the coding sequence ATGACTGACACGCCCGTTCGCGAGTTCACCACCGTCGGCGTCATCGGCCTCGGCACCATGGGCGCCGGCATCGCCGAGGTGTTCGCCCGCAACGGCTACTCGGTCGTCGGCGTGGAGGTCACCGAGGCCGCCGTCCAGCGCGGACGCGAGCACCTGGAGCACTCCACGGCGCGGGCGGTGAAGCGCGAGAAGATGACGCCCGAGGAGCAGGCCGAGCTGCTGGGCCGCGTCACCTTCACCACCTCGATGGCCGACCTGGCCGACGCCGACTTCGTCGTCGAGGCAGTGGTGGAGTCGCTGGAGCTGAAGAAGTCGATCTTCCGCGCGCTGGACGACGTGGTGCGCCCCGACGCGATCCTGGCCACCAACACCTCGTCGCTGAGCGTCACCGAGATCTCGACGGCCAGCTCCCGGCCGGGACGGGTCGTCGGCGTGCACTTCTTCAACCCCGCGCCGGTGCAGGACCTCGTCGAGATCGTCCGCACCGTGGTCACCGAGCCCGACGTCCTGGCGAGCGTGCAGGGACTGCTGCGCAGCGTCGGCAAGAACCCCGTCGTGTGCGGCGACAAGGCGGGCTTCATCGCCAACACCCTGCTGTTCGGCTACCTCAACCACGCCGTGTCGATGTACGAGGGCAAGTACGCCTCGCGCGAGGACATCGACGCGGCGATGCGCTTCGGCTGCGGCTACCCGATGGGCCCCCTGGCGCTGCTCGACCTGATCGGCCTCGACACGGCCTACGAGATCCTCGACACGATGTACAAGCAGGGCCGCGACCGCCTGCACGCCCCCGCGCCGATCCTCAAGCAGTACGTCACCGCCGGCCTGCTGGGCCGCAAGTCGGGACGTGGCTTCTACACCTACGAGGCGCCCGACAGCCCGGTGGTCGTCGCGGACGCCCAGACCCCGAGCTCGGAGGACAAGCCCCAGCTGCGCCACGACGTCGAGCTCGTCGGCGTCGTCGGCACGGGCACCATGGCGTCGGGGATCGTGGAGGTCTTCGCGAAGGCCGGCTACGACGTGGTCTTCACCGGCCGCGGGCAGGACAAGGTCGACGGCGTCGTCGCGGGCATCACCAAGAGCTTCGACAAGCAGATCCAGCGCGGCCGGGCCACCGAGGAGCAGAAGGCCGACGCCCTGGCCCGGGTGCGCGGCACCACCTCGCTCGACGACCTCAAGGACGTGGACCTCGTGGTCGAGGCCATCGCCGAGGACCTCGCGGTCAAGACCACCCTGTTCGAGAACCTCGACGAGATCTGCAAGCCGGGCGCGATCCTGGCGACGACCACCTCGTCGCTCCCGATCATCTCCATCGCCAGGGCGACCTCGCGCCCGCAGGACGTCATCGGCATGCACTTCTTCAACCCGGCCGCGGTCATGAAGCTGGTCGAGGTGGTCTCCACCGTGGCCACCGACGAGGCCGTCACCGAGACCGTGCTCGCGATCGCCGAGAAGGTCGGCAAGGTGCCGGTGAGGTGCGGGGACCGCTCGGGCTTCATCGTCAACGCGCTGCTCTTCCCCTACCTCAACGACGCCGTCAAGATGCTGGAGGCGCACTACGCCACGGCCGACGACATCGACACCGCGATGAAGCAGGGCTGTGCGCTGCCGATGGGGCCGTTCGAGCTGCTCGACGTGGTGGGCAACGACGTGTCGCTGGCCATCCAGCGCGAGCTCTACCTGGAGTTCCGCGAGCCGGGCTTCGCCCCGGCACCGCTGCTCGAGCACCTGGTCACCGCCGGCTACCTCGGGCGCAAGGCCGGTCGCGGCTTCCGCGACTACAGCAGCCGCTGA
- a CDS encoding MFS transporter, with the protein MPALRVARNAVGLTFFLNGLVFASWVSRIPEVRSGFDLTNGQLGLVLLAIALGSVLALPTTGAAINALGTVRVVRLGATAAALGMAAAALGLGHLLAVTVAGLFVYGLGIGVWDVAMNVEGAEVERGLRRTIMPRFHAGFSAGTVVGALAGALLIELGVPAAVHLVAVVAVSVVLVWRSSPSFLPVADRHQESAASAARAWLEPRTLLIGVMVLALAMTEGTANDWLAVALVDGHDVSHAVGVAGFAVFVLAMTAGRFAGTGLIDRFGRVAVLWATMVVAAVGVLLMVLADHPALVVTGIVLWGIGASLGFPVGMSAAADDPARAAARVSVVSTIGYAAFLAGPPLLGFVGDRVGTLDALLVVALLLVPAALVVPAAREQRTGERPAAGEGP; encoded by the coding sequence GTGCCCGCGCTGAGGGTCGCCCGCAACGCGGTCGGGCTGACGTTCTTCCTCAACGGGCTCGTCTTCGCCAGCTGGGTCTCGCGCATCCCGGAGGTCCGCTCCGGCTTCGACCTCACCAACGGCCAGCTCGGGCTCGTGCTCCTCGCGATCGCGCTCGGCTCCGTGCTCGCCCTGCCCACGACGGGCGCCGCGATCAACGCGCTGGGCACCGTGCGCGTCGTGCGGCTCGGGGCCACGGCGGCGGCGCTCGGCATGGCGGCCGCCGCCCTCGGCCTGGGCCACCTGCTCGCGGTGACCGTCGCAGGGCTGTTCGTCTACGGCCTCGGCATCGGGGTGTGGGACGTGGCGATGAACGTGGAGGGCGCCGAGGTCGAGCGGGGCTTGCGCCGCACGATCATGCCCCGCTTCCACGCCGGGTTCAGCGCGGGCACCGTGGTCGGCGCGCTCGCGGGCGCGCTGCTGATCGAGCTCGGCGTGCCCGCCGCCGTCCACCTCGTCGCGGTGGTCGCGGTGTCCGTCGTGCTGGTGTGGCGCTCCTCGCCGTCGTTCCTGCCCGTGGCCGATCGGCACCAGGAGAGCGCCGCGTCGGCGGCGCGTGCGTGGCTCGAGCCGCGCACGCTCCTCATCGGCGTGATGGTGCTGGCGCTGGCGATGACGGAGGGCACCGCCAACGACTGGCTCGCCGTCGCGCTCGTCGACGGCCACGACGTCTCGCACGCGGTCGGCGTCGCGGGCTTCGCGGTCTTCGTGCTGGCGATGACCGCCGGCCGGTTCGCCGGCACCGGGCTCATCGACCGGTTCGGCCGGGTGGCGGTGCTCTGGGCCACCATGGTCGTCGCCGCCGTGGGGGTGCTGCTGATGGTGCTGGCCGACCACCCGGCACTCGTGGTCACCGGCATCGTGCTGTGGGGGATCGGTGCCTCGCTCGGCTTCCCCGTCGGGATGAGCGCGGCCGCCGACGACCCGGCCCGGGCCGCGGCGCGGGTGAGCGTGGTGTCGACGATCGGCTACGCGGCGTTCCTCGCCGGACCGCCGCTCCTCGGGTTCGTCGGCGACCGGGTCGGCACGCTCGACGCGCTGCTGGTGGTCGCGCTGCTGCTGGTGCCCGCCGCCCTCGTCGTGCCCGCCGCCCGCGAGCAGCGGACGGGGGAGCGGCCGGCCGCCGGCGAGGGGCCCTAG
- a CDS encoding ferritin translates to MPAPRFIDQLNTQIGNELAAHNQYLACAIHYDALTMPRMAAFFYEQALEERAHAMMMVQYLLDTDADVVVPAVPAPRSDFADVVEPVQLALDQERTVTEQINGLLRIAREEGDFASEQFMQWFIKEQVEEVATMTDLLAVTTRNRDDIEDIEEYVAREQGAEGVDPTAPRQAGA, encoded by the coding sequence GTGCCGGCACCCCGCTTCATCGACCAGCTCAACACCCAGATCGGCAACGAGCTGGCCGCCCACAACCAGTACCTCGCCTGCGCGATCCACTACGACGCGCTGACCATGCCCCGGATGGCGGCCTTCTTCTACGAGCAGGCGCTCGAGGAGCGGGCACACGCGATGATGATGGTGCAGTACCTCCTCGACACCGACGCCGACGTCGTCGTCCCGGCGGTCCCGGCCCCGCGCTCGGACTTCGCCGACGTCGTGGAGCCCGTGCAGCTCGCGCTCGACCAGGAGCGCACGGTGACCGAGCAGATCAACGGCCTGCTGCGCATCGCCCGGGAGGAAGGCGACTTCGCCTCCGAGCAGTTCATGCAGTGGTTCATCAAGGAGCAGGTCGAGGAGGTCGCCACCATGACCGACCTGCTCGCCGTCACCACGCGCAACCGCGACGACATCGAGGACATCGAGGAGTACGTCGCGCGCGAGCAGGGCGCCGAAGGCGTCGACCCGACCGCTCCGCGGCAGGCCGGCGCCTGA
- a CDS encoding F0F1 ATP synthase subunit epsilon translates to MASTDKSLQVELVAADRLVWSGQATMVIARTTEGDVGILPNHAPLLSSIIEGVVDVQTVDGETWIAAVDAGFLSVADNRVSILSERAEMSHEIDLEKARQELERAQASGENDDAANEAVRRAEARIRAVERAS, encoded by the coding sequence ATGGCCTCCACCGACAAGTCCCTCCAGGTCGAGCTGGTCGCCGCCGACCGGCTCGTCTGGTCGGGCCAGGCCACGATGGTCATCGCCCGCACCACCGAGGGCGACGTCGGCATCCTGCCCAACCACGCCCCGCTGCTGTCCTCGATCATCGAGGGTGTGGTGGACGTGCAGACGGTGGACGGAGAGACCTGGATCGCCGCGGTCGACGCCGGCTTCTTGTCGGTGGCCGACAACCGGGTCTCGATCCTGTCGGAGCGGGCCGAGATGTCGCACGAGATCGACCTGGAGAAGGCACGCCAGGAGCTCGAGCGGGCCCAGGCCTCCGGCGAGAACGACGACGCCGCCAACGAGGCCGTGAGGCGTGCCGAGGCGCGGATCCGCGCCGTGGAGCGGGCCTCCTGA
- a CDS encoding histidine phosphatase family protein, which produces MTDLQCAARVFVARHGEASYESELLSDSGGWLTRRGREQSRDLAARLGGERVAAVWSSPMSRAVQTAEIAAAGLGVDVVVREGLREFGVGHAAGTTGDPDPFAETFAAWLGGDLSARIPGAETGLEVLARYGAVLDEVADAHRGEAVLVVSHGGATCLALPVLARNLAPEHALDLPLGNCELVALEADADGWVARSWAGRTLD; this is translated from the coding sequence GTGACTGACCTGCAGTGCGCCGCCCGGGTGTTCGTGGCCAGGCACGGCGAGGCGTCCTACGAGAGCGAGCTGCTCAGCGACTCCGGCGGCTGGCTGACCCGGCGCGGGCGCGAGCAGTCGCGCGACCTCGCCGCCCGGCTGGGGGGCGAGCGGGTCGCGGCCGTGTGGTCGAGCCCGATGTCGCGGGCCGTGCAGACGGCCGAGATCGCCGCCGCGGGGCTCGGCGTCGACGTGGTGGTGCGGGAGGGCCTGCGCGAGTTCGGCGTCGGGCACGCGGCGGGCACGACCGGTGACCCGGACCCGTTCGCCGAGACGTTCGCCGCCTGGCTCGGCGGCGACCTGTCCGCCCGGATCCCCGGCGCCGAGACGGGTCTGGAGGTGCTGGCCCGCTACGGCGCCGTCCTCGACGAGGTCGCCGACGCGCACCGCGGCGAGGCGGTGCTCGTGGTCAGCCACGGCGGCGCGACGTGCCTGGCGCTGCCGGTGCTGGCCCGCAACCTCGCCCCCGAGCACGCCCTCGACCTGCCGCTGGGCAACTGCGAGCTGGTCGCGCTGGAGGCCGACGCCGACGGCTGGGTCGCCCGGTCGTGGGCGGGGCGCACGCTCGACTGA
- the nucS gene encoding endonuclease NucS, whose protein sequence is MRIVVARCQVDYAGRLTAHLPLATRVLMLKSDGSVLIHSDGGSYKPLNWMSPPCTVREGLSEDGRAEWLVSATKSDDTLRILIDEVLHDSSHDLGIDPGLQKDGVEKHLQELLAEHPATLADGLTLVRREYMTAIGPVDLMCRDADGLSVAVEIKRRGEIDGVEQLTRYLELLNRDPMLTSRGPVRGIYAAQEIKPQARVLATDRGIACALVDYDALRGMDDAEHRLF, encoded by the coding sequence GTGAGGATCGTCGTCGCGCGCTGCCAGGTGGACTACGCCGGACGGCTCACCGCCCACCTGCCGCTGGCCACCCGGGTGCTGATGCTGAAGTCGGACGGCTCCGTGCTGATCCACTCCGACGGCGGCTCCTACAAGCCGCTCAACTGGATGTCGCCGCCGTGCACGGTGCGTGAGGGGCTCTCCGAGGACGGCCGCGCCGAGTGGCTGGTGAGCGCCACCAAGTCCGACGACACCCTGCGCATCCTCATCGACGAGGTGCTCCACGACAGCTCGCACGACCTCGGCATCGACCCCGGCCTGCAGAAGGACGGCGTCGAGAAGCACCTCCAGGAGCTGCTCGCCGAGCACCCCGCCACCCTCGCCGACGGCCTGACCCTGGTCCGCCGCGAGTACATGACCGCCATCGGTCCGGTCGACCTGATGTGCCGCGACGCCGACGGCCTGTCGGTCGCGGTCGAGATCAAGCGCCGCGGCGAGATCGACGGCGTCGAGCAGCTCACCCGCTACCTCGAGCTCCTCAACCGCGACCCGATGCTCACCAGCCGGGGGCCGGTCCGCGGCATCTACGCGGCGCAGGAGATCAAGCCCCAGGCGCGGGTGCTCGCCACCGACCGCGGCATCGCCTGCGCCCTGGTCGACTACGACGCCCTGCGCGGGATGGACGACGCCGAGCACCGGCTGTTCTGA
- a CDS encoding STAS domain-containing protein, whose amino-acid sequence MDIVSDGHTLVLHGAFDVRSTGEVRHAIYEHLDGLDDDVVIDMTDVSTIDATALRVLVVATRHAWLSGHSLTVRNPGPAVRRMAHLTRLAHAIEVERVAATA is encoded by the coding sequence ATGGACATCGTCTCGGACGGTCACACGCTCGTCCTGCACGGAGCGTTCGACGTGCGCAGCACCGGCGAGGTGCGCCACGCGATCTACGAGCACCTCGACGGGCTCGACGACGACGTGGTCATCGACATGACCGACGTGTCGACCATCGACGCCACGGCCCTCCGCGTGCTGGTGGTCGCCACCCGTCATGCGTGGCTGTCGGGACACAGCCTCACCGTCCGCAACCCCGGGCCCGCCGTGCGCCGGATGGCCCACCTCACCCGCCTCGCCCACGCCATCGAGGTCGAGCGGGTGGCCGCGACCGCCTGA
- a CDS encoding DUF952 domain-containing protein: protein MTATPPERIFHIATAADWRRALATGTYTTSTLGRSLEEEGFIHASRRDQVQGVFDRYYRDVREHLVLLTIDPARLTAADVRVEPVGDDTYPHVYGPLDRRAVVDVVPLDRRGRSESLMSLWVKGMAARMGVALLVMAAIVALLWALGVTR from the coding sequence GTGACCGCCACCCCGCCCGAGCGCATCTTCCACATCGCCACGGCGGCCGACTGGCGACGGGCCCTGGCCACCGGGACCTACACGACCTCGACCCTCGGGCGCAGCCTCGAGGAGGAGGGGTTCATCCACGCCAGCCGGCGTGACCAGGTGCAGGGCGTCTTCGACCGCTACTACCGCGACGTCCGCGAGCACCTGGTCCTGCTCACCATCGACCCGGCGCGCCTGACCGCGGCGGACGTACGCGTCGAGCCCGTCGGCGACGACACCTATCCGCACGTCTACGGACCCCTCGACCGCCGCGCCGTGGTCGACGTCGTCCCGCTGGATCGCCGCGGGCGCAGCGAGAGCCTGATGTCGCTGTGGGTCAAGGGGATGGCGGCGCGGATGGGCGTCGCGCTGCTCGTGATGGCCGCGATCGTGGCGCTGCTGTGGGCGCTCGGCGTGACGCGCTGA
- a CDS encoding protein meaA — translation MTESAAPVHQKDRPWVMRTYAGHSTAEASNALYRTNLAKGQTGLSVAFDLPTQTGYDPDSPLSRGEVGKVGVPVPHLGEMRKLFRDIPLTEMNTSMTINATAMWLLAMYQVVAEEQNPDLSPDEVAHLLAGTTQNDIIKEYLSRGTYVFGPEPSLRLIGDLIAYTVHEIPKWNPINICSYHLQEAGATPVQELAYAMCTAIAVLDQVRGSGQVSEDDFEKVVGRISFFVNAGVRFIEETCKMRAFVQLWDEITRERYGVQDPKMRRFRYGVQVNSLGLTEAQPENNVQRIVLEMLGVTLSKDARARAVQLPAWNEALGLPRPWDQQWSLRFQQVLAYESDLLEYDDIFAGSHVIEAKVAELVEGARAEIERVQAMGGAVAAVESGYMKQNLVSAHAARRARIESGEEVVVGVNRFETTEPSPLTADLDAAIQAADPEAERSALASLEAWRAERDEIAVAEALAALAEAAKTDANLMHPTLVAARAGATTGEWAGTLREVFGEFRAPTGVSGAVGVADAGAELGAVRERVRRTGEELGGRLRVLVGKPGLDGHSNGAEQVAVRARDAGFEVIYQGIRLTPEQIVAAAVAEDVHLVGLSILSGSHMELVPDVLDGLAAAGLGDLPVIVGGIIPASDARALVERGVAAVYTPKDFGLTEIMDGFVDVIRRAHGLEPEVRQP, via the coding sequence ATGACGGAATCTGCGGCTCCGGTCCACCAGAAGGACCGCCCCTGGGTGATGCGCACCTACGCCGGCCACTCCACGGCCGAGGCCTCCAACGCGCTCTACCGCACCAACCTGGCCAAGGGCCAGACCGGCCTCAGCGTCGCCTTCGACCTGCCGACGCAGACCGGCTACGACCCCGACAGCCCGCTCAGCCGCGGCGAGGTCGGCAAGGTCGGCGTGCCCGTCCCGCACCTCGGCGAGATGCGCAAGCTCTTCCGCGACATCCCGCTGACGGAGATGAACACCTCGATGACGATCAACGCGACGGCCATGTGGCTGCTCGCGATGTACCAGGTCGTCGCCGAGGAGCAGAACCCCGACCTCTCGCCAGACGAGGTCGCCCACCTGCTCGCCGGCACGACCCAGAACGACATCATCAAGGAGTACCTCTCCCGGGGCACCTACGTCTTCGGGCCCGAGCCGTCGCTGCGGCTGATCGGCGACCTGATCGCCTACACCGTCCACGAGATCCCGAAGTGGAACCCGATCAACATCTGCAGCTACCACCTGCAGGAGGCCGGCGCGACGCCCGTGCAGGAGCTGGCCTACGCCATGTGCACCGCGATCGCCGTGCTCGACCAGGTGAGGGGCTCGGGGCAGGTCTCGGAGGACGACTTCGAGAAGGTCGTCGGCCGGATCTCCTTCTTCGTCAACGCCGGTGTCCGCTTCATCGAGGAGACCTGCAAGATGCGCGCGTTCGTGCAGCTGTGGGACGAGATCACCCGCGAGCGCTACGGCGTGCAGGACCCGAAGATGCGCCGCTTCCGCTACGGCGTCCAGGTCAACTCGCTCGGCCTCACCGAGGCGCAGCCCGAGAACAACGTCCAGCGCATCGTGCTCGAGATGCTCGGCGTCACCCTGTCCAAGGACGCCCGCGCCCGCGCCGTGCAGCTCCCCGCGTGGAACGAGGCCCTCGGCCTCCCGCGTCCGTGGGACCAGCAGTGGTCGCTGCGCTTCCAGCAGGTGCTCGCCTACGAGTCCGACCTGCTGGAGTACGACGACATCTTCGCCGGCAGCCACGTGATCGAGGCCAAGGTGGCCGAGCTGGTCGAGGGCGCCCGGGCCGAGATCGAACGGGTCCAGGCGATGGGTGGCGCCGTCGCCGCCGTCGAGTCGGGCTACATGAAGCAGAACCTCGTCTCGGCGCACGCCGCGCGCCGCGCCCGGATCGAGTCGGGCGAGGAGGTGGTGGTCGGCGTCAACAGGTTCGAGACGACCGAGCCGTCCCCGCTGACCGCCGACCTCGACGCCGCCATCCAGGCCGCCGACCCGGAGGCGGAGCGCTCGGCGCTGGCCAGCCTGGAGGCGTGGCGGGCCGAGCGCGACGAGATCGCGGTGGCCGAGGCGCTGGCCGCGCTGGCCGAGGCGGCGAAGACCGACGCCAACCTGATGCACCCCACGCTCGTCGCCGCCCGCGCTGGCGCGACGACGGGGGAGTGGGCCGGCACCCTGCGCGAGGTCTTCGGCGAGTTCCGCGCGCCCACCGGCGTCAGCGGCGCGGTGGGCGTGGCCGACGCCGGTGCCGAGCTCGGCGCGGTGCGCGAGCGGGTGCGCCGGACGGGTGAGGAGCTGGGCGGCCGGCTGCGGGTGCTCGTCGGCAAGCCGGGGCTCGACGGGCACTCCAACGGTGCCGAGCAGGTCGCCGTACGCGCCCGCGACGCCGGGTTCGAGGTGATCTACCAGGGCATCCGGCTCACGCCGGAGCAGATCGTCGCCGCCGCGGTGGCCGAGGACGTCCACCTCGTCGGGCTGTCGATCCTGTCCGGCTCGCACATGGAGCTGGTGCCCGACGTGCTCGACGGCCTCGCCGCCGCCGGGCTGGGCGACCTGCCCGTGATCGTCGGCGGCATCATCCCCGCCTCGGACGCCCGGGCGCTCGTCGAGCGCGGGGTCGCCGCGGTCTACACCCCCAAGGACTTCGGGCTCACCGAGATCATGGACGGCTTCGTCGACGTCATCCGTCGCGCCCACGGGCTCGAACCAGAGGTAAGGCAACCCTAA